One region of Acyrthosiphon pisum isolate AL4f unplaced genomic scaffold, pea_aphid_22Mar2018_4r6ur Scaffold_21538;HRSCAF=24200, whole genome shotgun sequence genomic DNA includes:
- the LOC107882304 gene encoding uncharacterized protein LOC107882304, which produces MAIQNMEWTIFETVTGKTMVVRPMILLQLDQITEYFKNYYKIEKEATLEEFVTIIKGIQIELISKHVPKNKYSFINQIKLLATEQLAGSWMEKLNKSLKGVEENYGPEDFFSPPFTQLSRPCKQPKKTVNDEYDGPNRDETNNLKDFFETYDSGMTIDEANKIEDENSCFSQYLF; this is translated from the exons ATGGCAATTCAAAACATGGAGTGGACTATTTTCGAAACCGTAACCGGAAAAACGATGGTCGTGCGACCAATGATTCTATTACAACTTGATCAGATAacggaatattttaaaaattattataaaattgaaaaagaagCGACACTCGAAGAATTTGTAACAATAATCAAaggaattcaaattgaattaatatctaAACATGTACCGAAGAACAAATATAGTTTCATAAATCAGATAAAACTGCTCGCAACTGAGCAACTAGCAGGCAGTTGGATGGAGAAActcaataaatcattaaaa ggAGTCGAAGAAAATTACGGTCCGGAAGATTTCTTCTCGCCTCCGTTTACTCAATTGTCTCGACCATGCAAACAGCCAAAGAAGacg GTGAACGATGAATACGATGGACCAAACAGAGAcgaaacaaacaatttaaaa gattttttcgAGACATATGATTCAGGGATGACCATCGATGAAGCCAACAAGATAGAAGACGAAAACAGTTGTTTTTctcaatatttgttttga